One Lutra lutra chromosome 7, mLutLut1.2, whole genome shotgun sequence DNA window includes the following coding sequences:
- the LOC125105278 gene encoding 60S ribosomal protein L32-like → MTVFRPLVKSKIGKKRTKKFIRDQSGWYVKIKHNWQKPRGTDNRVRRRFKDQILTSSVSFRSNKEIKHMLPSGFWKFLDHSVKELEVWPMCNKFHHAEIAHGVSSKNPIDVVESAAQLAIGVTNPNAGLCGEEDE, encoded by the coding sequence ATGACGGTCTTCAGACCTCTAGTGAAGTCCAAGATTGGTAAAAAGAGGACCAAGAAGTTCATCCGGGACCAGTCAGGGTGGTATGTCAAAATTAAGCACAACTGGCAGAAACCCAGAGGCACTGACAATAGGGTGCGCAGAAGATTCAAGGACCAGATCTTGACGTCCAGCGTTAGTTTCAGgagcaacaaggaaataaagcacATGCTTCCCAGTGGCTTCTGGAAGTTCCTTGACCACAGTGTCAAGGAGCTTGAGGTGTGGCCGATGTGCAACAAATTTCACCACGCAGAGATTGCTCATGGCGTCTCCTCCAAGAACCCCATAGACGTTGTGGAGAGCGCAGCCCAGCTGGCCATTGGAGTCACCAATCCCAATGCTGGTTTGTGCGGTGAGGAAGATGAATAG